In one Candidatus Omnitrophota bacterium genomic region, the following are encoded:
- a CDS encoding glutamine synthetase III → MSVRQEALANIKGIVLDKNEAPKKVSSYFGSNTFGMETMEKLISKDTLEAFKKWMSEGKTISIEQANEIANCMKDWAIAKGATYYTHWFQPMTGLTAEKHDSFISITGPGKVIEKFSGNKLIQGEPDASSFPSGGIRATFEARGYTAWDPSSPAFIIESKLGKTLCIPTIFISYHGEALDKKLPLLRSDEALNKAAIGLLKLFGHNNVKKVFSTCGPEQEYFLIDKNYYNLRQDLIMTGRTLVGAASPKGQQLEDQYFGTIKERVVNFMFETAEEAYKLGIPVMTRHNEVAPHQYEFAPIFEESNIAADHNQLLMDIMKKVALRHNMVCLLHEKPFAGINGSGKHLNWSLSDDKGNNLLNPGQTPEDNLQFLAILVAVLRAVYIHADLLRASVAMAGNEHRLGANEAPPAILSVFLGDQLSGILDMIEKGAKGKVSKADIIDLGIARLPKFNKDMTDRNRTSPFAFTGNKFEFRAVGSSQNISTPIAVINTIIAESLDFVAERIKKAQAGNKDFNSACLKVIAELVKETKDIRFEGNNYAQSWIKEAKKRGLANVASTVGALGALIDEKNISLFEKYKVFSKDEIVARFHIWVHMYNLTLEIEANTLNEMVNASIVPAGKEYEKLLANNLENLVRLKKDAKLDVDAKVLTDQKDHLSDVVTKIYYVRRNVGEMTKLLEKAAKLDNEKRAELYFEQLKPLMEHIRKHVDALEMVVSDEHWDLPKYREMLFIK, encoded by the coding sequence ATGTCGGTAAGACAAGAGGCATTAGCGAATATTAAAGGTATTGTATTGGATAAAAATGAGGCGCCGAAGAAAGTTTCTTCTTATTTTGGCTCTAATACCTTTGGCATGGAGACCATGGAGAAGCTTATTTCCAAGGATACCCTGGAGGCATTTAAGAAATGGATGTCTGAAGGAAAGACTATTTCCATTGAACAGGCAAATGAAATTGCCAATTGCATGAAAGACTGGGCGATTGCCAAGGGGGCTACTTATTATACCCACTGGTTTCAGCCCATGACCGGTTTAACTGCCGAGAAACACGACAGTTTTATCTCTATTACCGGGCCGGGAAAAGTTATTGAGAAGTTTTCTGGAAACAAGCTTATTCAGGGAGAACCGGATGCTTCAAGTTTCCCCTCTGGGGGCATACGCGCCACTTTTGAGGCCCGTGGCTATACTGCCTGGGATCCTTCAAGCCCGGCATTTATTATTGAAAGCAAGCTTGGCAAGACTCTTTGCATCCCGACGATATTTATTTCTTACCATGGAGAGGCGTTAGATAAGAAACTTCCGCTTTTACGTTCGGACGAAGCATTAAATAAGGCTGCGATTGGTTTGTTGAAACTTTTCGGCCATAATAACGTAAAAAAAGTTTTTTCCACTTGCGGACCGGAGCAGGAATATTTCCTGATCGATAAGAATTATTATAATTTGCGCCAGGACCTGATCATGACTGGGCGTACTTTAGTAGGCGCAGCCAGCCCCAAGGGGCAGCAATTAGAGGATCAGTATTTTGGCACCATTAAAGAGCGGGTAGTTAATTTTATGTTTGAAACAGCCGAAGAAGCCTATAAACTGGGAATTCCAGTAATGACAAGGCACAATGAGGTGGCTCCGCATCAATATGAATTTGCCCCGATTTTTGAAGAATCCAATATTGCCGCTGACCATAACCAGCTGTTGATGGACATCATGAAAAAAGTGGCGCTTCGCCATAACATGGTCTGCCTTTTACATGAGAAGCCTTTTGCAGGGATAAACGGAAGCGGAAAACACCTTAACTGGTCTTTGTCTGATGATAAGGGGAACAACCTTTTGAATCCCGGCCAAACACCCGAAGACAATCTGCAATTTTTGGCAATACTGGTTGCGGTCTTGCGCGCTGTTTATATCCACGCTGATTTATTGCGCGCGTCAGTGGCTATGGCAGGCAATGAACACCGTTTAGGCGCCAATGAAGCTCCTCCGGCTATTTTAAGTGTTTTCTTAGGAGATCAGCTAAGCGGAATTCTGGATATGATCGAGAAAGGCGCTAAGGGCAAAGTTTCCAAGGCGGATATCATTGATTTAGGAATTGCCCGGCTTCCCAAATTCAATAAAGATATGACAGATAGAAACCGCACTTCGCCATTTGCTTTTACCGGCAACAAATTTGAATTCCGCGCGGTGGGTTCATCTCAGAATATTTCTACGCCGATTGCGGTGATAAATACTATTATCGCGGAATCGCTTGATTTTGTAGCGGAGAGGATTAAGAAGGCGCAAGCCGGCAATAAAGATTTTAACAGCGCATGCCTTAAGGTTATTGCAGAGCTTGTTAAAGAAACTAAAGATATCCGCTTTGAGGGCAATAACTACGCGCAAAGCTGGATAAAAGAAGCGAAGAAAAGGGGCCTTGCTAATGTGGCTTCTACGGTTGGCGCGTTAGGGGCGTTAATTGATGAAAAGAACATTTCTCTCTTTGAAAAATATAAAGTTTTCTCAAAAGATGAGATTGTCGCGCGTTTCCATATTTGGGTGCATATGTATAATCTGACCCTGGAGATTGAAGCCAACACTCTAAACGAGATGGTTAACGCCTCTATTGTGCCTGCGGGGAAAGAGTATGAAAAGCTGCTGGCAAATAACTTGGAGAATTTGGTGCGGCTTAAAAAAGATGCCAAGTTAGACGTTGACGCGAAGGTTTTGACTGACCAGAAAGACCACTTATCTGACGTGGTGACAAAGATCTATTATGTCAGGCGCAATGTTGGCGAAATGACAAAGCTTCTGGAAAAGGCGGCAAAATTAGACAATGAAAAACGGGCTGAACTTTATTTTGAACAGCTGAAGCCATTGATGGAGCATATCAGGAAACACGTTGATGCTTTAGAGATGGTTGTTTCTGATGAGCATTGGGATCTGCCTAAATACAGGGAAATGCTCTTTATTAAGTAA
- a CDS encoding P-II family nitrogen regulator — MKLIIAIIQPHKLEEVKEQLYKAEVNLITVSEVLGHGRQMGVTEVYRGHKETGNLLRKVRLEIAVNENFVEPTIKAIIKGAKTGETGDGKIFVLDLKECVRIRTEEKGNVAIG; from the coding sequence ATGAAACTTATTATAGCAATCATCCAGCCTCACAAACTTGAAGAAGTGAAAGAACAGCTTTACAAGGCGGAAGTCAATTTAATTACCGTCAGCGAAGTTTTAGGCCACGGCAGGCAGATGGGGGTTACCGAAGTCTACAGGGGCCACAAAGAAACGGGAAATCTCTTAAGAAAAGTGCGCCTGGAAATAGCGGTAAACGAAAACTTTGTTGAGCCAACGATAAAAGCAATCATCAAAGGCGCCAAAACCGGTGAAACCGGTGATGGTAAGATCTTTGTTTTGGACCTTAAGGAATGCGTGCGCATCAGGACAGAGGAAAAAGGTAATGTCGCAATTGGGTAA
- a CDS encoding ammonium transporter, which produces MNAGDTAWVLISSALVLLMTPGLAFFYGGMVRKKNMLSVLMQCFIIMCVLSLQWVLYGYSLSFHPGSGFWGGFAWAGLKGVGLEPYADYAGTIPHQAFMIFQAMFAIITPALIIGAFAERMKFSAFIVFTLLWATFVYDPLCHWVWGVGGWLRNLGALDFAGGTVVHINAGIAALVTAIVIGRRKNLDSNVPVPHNLPFVVLGAGLLWFGWFGFNAGSALGANGLAVNAFVVTNTAAAAAGLSWALIEWIRNGKPTMFGLASGAVAGLVAITPAAGFVSVMPAIVIGLLVSVFCFIAVSLVKPRFGYDDSLDAFGVHCVGGIWGALATGLFASKMVNPAGADGFFFGNPKLLLVQLGAVLATIVYTIIVTFVIYKVVDLFFGVRVSDKEEAIGLDLTQHRERAYTVLE; this is translated from the coding sequence ATTAATGCAGGAGATACGGCGTGGGTTTTGATTTCTTCGGCGTTGGTATTGCTGATGACTCCGGGCTTGGCTTTTTTCTACGGGGGGATGGTTAGGAAAAAGAACATGTTAAGCGTCTTGATGCAATGTTTCATTATTATGTGCGTATTGAGTTTGCAATGGGTTTTGTATGGTTATAGCTTGTCATTTCATCCAGGCAGCGGTTTTTGGGGTGGGTTTGCTTGGGCAGGTTTAAAGGGCGTGGGTTTAGAGCCTTACGCAGATTATGCCGGGACTATTCCGCATCAAGCCTTTATGATTTTCCAAGCCATGTTTGCCATTATTACTCCGGCGCTTATTATCGGAGCATTTGCCGAGAGGATGAAATTCTCCGCGTTTATTGTTTTTACTCTTCTCTGGGCGACTTTTGTTTATGACCCGTTATGCCACTGGGTTTGGGGTGTAGGAGGTTGGTTAAGAAATTTAGGGGCATTGGATTTTGCCGGAGGAACGGTCGTGCATATTAATGCCGGTATCGCAGCTTTGGTTACCGCTATTGTAATCGGAAGGCGTAAGAATTTGGATTCCAATGTTCCTGTTCCGCATAATCTGCCATTTGTAGTATTGGGCGCTGGCTTATTGTGGTTTGGCTGGTTTGGTTTTAACGCCGGAAGCGCCTTAGGGGCGAATGGTTTGGCAGTAAATGCCTTTGTGGTTACCAACACTGCAGCCGCAGCCGCAGGTTTATCCTGGGCTTTAATAGAATGGATACGTAACGGCAAGCCCACAATGTTTGGGTTGGCATCCGGAGCTGTCGCAGGTTTAGTGGCGATTACTCCCGCCGCAGGCTTTGTGAGTGTTATGCCGGCAATTGTTATCGGGCTATTGGTCAGCGTGTTCTGTTTTATTGCTGTAAGTTTGGTCAAGCCTAGATTCGGTTATGATGATTCATTGGATGCTTTTGGGGTGCATTGCGTGGGCGGGATTTGGGGAGCATTAGCCACAGGATTATTTGCCTCTAAGATGGTTAATCCTGCTGGAGCAGATGGATTTTTCTTTGGCAACCCAAAGTTGTTACTGGTTCAATTGGGCGCGGTTTTGGCAACTATAGTTTATACTATAATAGTTACTTTTGTTATTTATAAAGTTGTAGATTTATTCTTTGGAGTGCGCGTATCGGATAAAGAAGAGGCCATAGGCCTTGATTTAACCCAGCACAGGGAAAGAGCGTATACAGTATTGGAATAA
- a CDS encoding sigma-70 family RNA polymerase sigma factor has protein sequence MKQDFSGTLKRITPKLKGIAYKLAGMVPFLNQEDLFQEALVHLWVGFRDSELQDKTDSYILQGCYFHLKNYIRTVSDKKQTMSLDAFVNDNNTTLEKILPVEDSNLFLEQLNSQFIFQKIRNNGLTSQEKEVFNLYYQGLSARKVASRMGLSHVRVLRLKDNIRKRYQHLLQE, from the coding sequence ATGAAACAAGATTTCTCTGGGACGCTTAAAAGAATAACTCCTAAATTAAAGGGCATCGCCTACAAATTAGCCGGGATGGTGCCTTTTTTGAATCAAGAGGACTTGTTCCAAGAAGCCCTTGTGCATCTGTGGGTTGGTTTCCGTGATAGTGAATTACAGGATAAAACCGATAGTTATATATTGCAAGGATGTTATTTTCATTTAAAGAATTATATCCGCACTGTTTCCGATAAGAAACAAACTATGAGCCTTGATGCTTTTGTGAATGATAACAATACGACTTTGGAGAAAATTCTTCCCGTAGAAGACAGTAATTTATTCTTGGAACAGTTAAACAGCCAGTTTATTTTTCAGAAAATAAGAAATAACGGGTTGACAAGCCAAGAAAAAGAAGTGTTTAATTTATATTATCAGGGGTTAAGCGCCAGAAAAGTTGCTTCTCGTATGGGCCTTTCTCATGTGCGCGTACTAAGGCTAAAAGATAATATAAGGAAAAGATACCAGCATCTTCTTCAAGAATAA
- a CDS encoding NAD+ synthase: protein MKKDNLKIALAQINCTVGDLHGNRDKIISYVRMAEELGADVVSFPELAITGYPAEDLLYKNKFIEDNLKILKEIASRVGNVICIVGFVDKKAGKLYNAAAIIYKGKIIGSYHKMLLPNYSVFDEKRYFSRGQKPVVFKIGKLVFGVNICEDIWHDDGPLKEQVKKGARFIFNINASPYHMGKIKMRKRIICQQAKKNKLPIAYTNLVGAQDELVFDGNSMVVDQNGKIISFASSFKEDFLFVDTQEENQPVGIKAMGEIEEVYSALVLGLKDYVHKNGFSKVVLGLSGGIDSALVLVLAVDALGKDNVKAVFMPSRYSSQESEIDARALCENAGVELLNIPIEHIYKMCLMALEPHFTGMPKNIAEENLQARIRGNMLMALSNKFGYLVVTTGNKSEMSTGYATLYGDMAGGFALIKDVPKVLVYKLAYYRNSLSAVIPDRILTKEPTAELKPNQKDSDTLPVYEELDPVLKAYVEEDRDLEEMIKSGFDAQVASRVISMVDKSEYKRRQSPPGVKITPKAFGRDRRMPITNKYKEGLK, encoded by the coding sequence ATGAAAAAAGATAATTTAAAGATAGCTTTAGCGCAAATCAATTGTACGGTAGGAGACCTTCATGGTAACCGGGATAAGATTATATCTTATGTCCGGATGGCTGAAGAGTTGGGGGCGGATGTTGTGTCCTTTCCGGAATTGGCCATTACCGGGTATCCTGCGGAAGACCTGCTTTATAAAAATAAATTTATAGAAGACAACTTAAAGATTTTGAAAGAAATCGCCTCAAGGGTGGGAAATGTTATTTGTATTGTAGGTTTTGTGGACAAAAAAGCCGGCAAGCTTTATAATGCCGCGGCAATTATTTACAAAGGTAAAATTATTGGGTCCTATCACAAAATGCTTCTTCCTAATTACAGCGTTTTTGATGAAAAAAGGTATTTTTCCCGCGGGCAGAAGCCTGTTGTTTTTAAGATAGGCAAGTTAGTTTTTGGGGTGAATATTTGTGAGGATATCTGGCATGATGACGGGCCGCTTAAAGAACAGGTAAAAAAAGGCGCGCGGTTTATTTTTAATATTAATGCCTCTCCATATCACATGGGCAAAATAAAGATGCGCAAGCGGATCATTTGCCAGCAAGCAAAAAAGAACAAGCTGCCTATTGCCTATACAAATCTGGTTGGCGCTCAGGATGAGCTTGTTTTTGACGGTAATAGTATGGTAGTTGATCAAAACGGTAAGATCATATCTTTTGCTTCAAGCTTCAAAGAAGATTTTCTTTTTGTGGATACGCAAGAAGAGAATCAGCCCGTAGGGATAAAAGCCATGGGAGAAATAGAAGAAGTTTACAGCGCGCTTGTTTTGGGCTTGAAGGATTATGTCCATAAAAATGGTTTTTCTAAGGTGGTTTTGGGATTAAGCGGCGGAATTGATTCCGCTTTAGTTTTGGTCTTAGCGGTAGATGCTTTGGGCAAAGATAATGTGAAGGCGGTTTTTATGCCTTCACGTTATTCTTCCCAAGAATCAGAAATAGACGCGCGAGCGCTTTGCGAGAATGCCGGCGTGGAACTATTAAATATCCCTATTGAGCATATTTATAAAATGTGCCTTATGGCACTTGAGCCGCATTTTACTGGAATGCCTAAGAATATAGCTGAAGAAAACCTTCAGGCGCGCATACGCGGCAATATGCTGATGGCCTTGTCCAATAAATTTGGATACTTAGTTGTTACTACCGGGAATAAATCCGAGATGTCCACTGGCTATGCCACGCTTTATGGTGATATGGCAGGAGGGTTTGCTTTGATCAAAGATGTGCCCAAGGTATTAGTGTATAAATTAGCTTATTACCGTAATAGTCTATCCGCGGTTATACCGGATAGGATCCTTACTAAAGAGCCTACCGCGGAATTAAAGCCAAACCAGAAGGACAGCGATACTTTGCCTGTTTATGAAGAGCTTGATCCTGTACTTAAGGCTTACGTGGAAGAAGATCGGGATTTAGAGGAAATGATAAAAAGCGGTTTTGATGCGCAAGTTGCCTCTCGGGTTATTTCTATGGTGGATAAAAGCGAATACAAGCGTCGACAATCGCCTCCGGGAGTTAAAATTACCCCTAAGGCATTTGGCAGGGACAGGCGCATGCCGATCACTAATAAATACAAGGAAGGCTTGAAATGA
- a CDS encoding CBS domain-containing protein has translation MFKIEDIMSRSIVTVKKDTNIYDAMNMMLEHKISGLPVVDDNMRLEGIISEKDILKILVDGQVTDTQKVADYMRSEVVSFCPQDSVVQVCEFLIQNPFRRVPILKDGILVGIVARRDIISLILRLRSKIKKS, from the coding sequence ATGTTTAAGATCGAAGATATTATGTCCAGGAGTATCGTTACAGTTAAGAAGGATACTAATATTTACGATGCGATGAATATGATGCTTGAGCATAAGATAAGTGGGCTTCCGGTGGTGGATGACAATATGCGCCTTGAGGGGATCATCAGCGAGAAAGATATATTAAAGATCTTGGTTGATGGACAGGTAACCGACACTCAGAAAGTAGCCGATTACATGAGAAGCGAAGTGGTAAGTTTCTGTCCGCAGGACAGCGTGGTGCAGGTCTGTGAATTTCTGATACAGAATCCTTTTAGAAGGGTGCCTATCCTTAAAGACGGGATATTAGTGGGCATTGTGGCAAGGAGGGATATCATATCTTTGATCCTGCGGTTAAGGTCAAAGATAAAAAAAAGCTAA
- a CDS encoding Hpt domain-containing protein: MAENIIEQIEILSQAFSAQLVMLDVSSQEGIKEFLSQYQQIADLARVNRLSAIEKVAALCHEYANAAFLKNDKVLFKKTLSFSAEILSKQIAYEKDKTGLSIHPDWLIRKFKEIDLPQGETAQVHSFSDSQLREMPDFIAHAKTIIEATKKEIAQTVNHPDHKDYIQALLRVFHGIKGQARILGLVNISDLCCEVEILLDRLKSKKINFSVEMPGLILEALDLLNNLLDLLKNNPEEALNGDIGRYKAKIDNLIIHGDKKSVVTDEFSPKIPVLDFSYGREVIEEFISESREHMTSAEEALLKLENDPQDPEQINKALRDFHTVKGLASFLNLDDLRVLTHDTEAMMDMVRRATLPFTHEISEAALASIDAIRKLLDLLSEQVANNGRLESAYFDAGPVDIAIRNIVNRVTVLVVGFTKSKLGELLIEKGIITETDLNKALDKQKKEILPKKIGEILVEERMATVSQIKRALDDQYKGDTIEASIKIPVAKLDSLIEMAGKLVVTSAQISGNPHVKSFEDKRFFDDMQQLGRIVQNIHDVSMSLRMVAIKPVFQKMTRLIHDLSRKMNKDVEVRISGDELKIDKNLVDLLGDPLLHMVRNCLDHGLESPQERLEKGKPAKGIISLSAYQRSGNIVIEVKDDGRGINKDKILKKAIENGLLREGEQVDENRLFQLMFIPGFSTVDKVTDLSGRGVGMDVVRENIEQLKGKIEVISEEGKGSIFLLELPLKFCVPCEA, translated from the coding sequence ATGGCAGAAAACATTATAGAACAGATAGAGATTCTATCGCAGGCCTTCTCAGCGCAGCTTGTGATGCTGGACGTCAGTTCCCAAGAAGGGATAAAAGAATTCTTAAGCCAGTATCAACAGATCGCGGACTTAGCGCGGGTTAATCGCTTATCAGCAATAGAAAAAGTTGCCGCGCTTTGCCACGAATACGCAAACGCCGCTTTTCTTAAAAACGACAAAGTTTTATTTAAGAAGACTTTGTCTTTTAGCGCAGAAATCTTAAGTAAGCAAATCGCCTATGAAAAGGACAAGACCGGTCTATCCATACATCCCGACTGGTTAATCCGCAAATTTAAGGAAATTGATCTTCCGCAGGGGGAAACTGCCCAAGTCCATTCTTTTTCCGATTCTCAGCTTAGAGAAATGCCAGATTTTATTGCTCATGCCAAAACGATTATTGAGGCAACAAAGAAGGAAATAGCGCAGACGGTAAATCATCCTGATCATAAAGATTATATTCAAGCGCTATTGAGGGTGTTTCATGGCATTAAGGGGCAAGCAAGGATTTTAGGGCTGGTTAATATCTCAGATCTTTGCTGTGAAGTAGAAATCCTGTTAGATAGGTTAAAAAGCAAGAAAATAAATTTTTCTGTGGAGATGCCGGGTTTGATCCTGGAGGCTTTAGATTTATTAAATAACTTGCTGGATCTTTTAAAAAATAATCCGGAAGAAGCACTAAATGGGGATATCGGCCGGTATAAAGCAAAGATCGATAATTTGATCATTCATGGGGATAAGAAATCCGTGGTTACGGATGAGTTTTCGCCCAAGATCCCGGTCCTGGATTTTTCTTATGGCAGAGAAGTAATCGAGGAGTTTATTTCTGAATCACGCGAACATATGACAAGCGCGGAAGAAGCTTTATTAAAATTAGAGAATGACCCGCAAGATCCCGAACAGATCAATAAGGCCTTGCGCGATTTTCATACCGTAAAGGGTTTGGCAAGTTTCCTTAATTTGGATGACCTGCGCGTGTTGACACATGATACGGAAGCGATGATGGACATGGTAAGAAGAGCCACCCTGCCTTTTACTCATGAAATTTCTGAAGCAGCCCTGGCATCCATAGACGCAATCCGCAAGCTTTTGGATTTATTGTCCGAGCAGGTAGCTAATAATGGCCGGTTGGAAAGCGCATACTTTGATGCGGGGCCTGTGGATATTGCCATTAGGAATATCGTAAACCGTGTCACTGTTTTGGTGGTAGGCTTTACCAAGTCTAAATTGGGAGAGTTATTGATAGAAAAAGGCATTATTACCGAAACAGACCTTAATAAGGCCCTTGATAAACAAAAGAAAGAAATTCTTCCTAAGAAGATAGGCGAGATATTAGTGGAAGAGCGCATGGCTACCGTCTCGCAGATTAAAAGGGCGCTTGATGATCAGTATAAGGGTGATACTATTGAAGCAAGCATAAAGATCCCGGTTGCAAAATTGGATAGTTTGATTGAAATGGCAGGAAAACTTGTAGTTACAAGCGCTCAGATTTCAGGTAACCCTCATGTTAAATCTTTTGAAGATAAGCGGTTTTTTGATGATATGCAGCAATTGGGCAGGATCGTTCAGAATATCCATGATGTCTCCATGTCTTTGCGTATGGTTGCGATCAAGCCTGTTTTTCAGAAAATGACCAGGCTAATACATGATCTTTCCCGCAAGATGAATAAAGATGTTGAAGTGCGTATTTCCGGGGATGAACTTAAAATTGATAAGAACTTAGTTGATCTTTTGGGGGATCCTTTGCTGCACATGGTGCGTAATTGCCTTGACCATGGATTAGAAAGCCCCCAAGAGCGCCTGGAAAAAGGCAAGCCGGCAAAAGGCATAATTTCTTTGAGCGCTTATCAGCGAAGCGGAAATATCGTTATTGAGGTAAAGGATGACGGCAGGGGGATCAATAAGGATAAGATTTTAAAGAAGGCCATAGAAAATGGCCTATTGCGCGAAGGCGAACAAGTTGACGAAAATCGCTTATTCCAGTTAATGTTTATTCCCGGTTTCTCCACCGTGGATAAGGTTACTGATCTTTCCGGAAGAGGCGTAGGCATGGATGTGGTAAGAGAAAATATTGAGCAATTAAAAGGGAAAATTGAAGTGATCTCGGAAGAAGGCAAGGGAAGCATTTTTTTACTAGAGCTTCCGCTTAAATTCTGCGTGCCTTGTGAGGCCTGA
- a CDS encoding FMN-binding glutamate synthase family protein: MNLRSPGGSDATRTFNRSKNVVPCSGLCSRCLESCRGNCEVFKSSFRGREVIYPGPFGDVTAGGDKDYPVDYSHLNIQGYAQGAKGLPKGTEGNSDTAIFPSVDTETEYGWDKKVKMKVPIFTGALGSTEIARKNWEHFAIGAAISGVTIVCGENVCGIDPKLELDSKGKITNAPDMDRRIELYKRFHQGYGEILVQMNVEDTRLGVAEYVSKKHKLDTIELKWGQGAKCIGGEIKVKDIERAKELKRRGYIVTPDPTSKAVQEAFKAGAIKEFERHSRLGFVSEEGFMKEIKRLRALGFKRITLKTGAYSMLELAQALRFASEAKVDLLTIDGAPGGTGMSPWRMMQEWGIPTFYLQALTYEFCEKLTKQKMRIPDLAIAGGFALEDHVFKAIAMGSPYVKAVCMGRALMIPGFVGKNIGEWIKNNNLPPNVAEFGTKPEEIFVSYEELKEKYGSDMKDIPLGAVGIYTFSQRIRVGLQQLMAGSRNFSLKTISRNDLMTLTREAEEVSAIPYVMDAYRKEAEKVLTGK; this comes from the coding sequence ATGAATTTGCGCTCACCCGGTGGAAGCGACGCCACCAGAACGTTTAATCGTTCGAAAAACGTTGTGCCCTGTTCAGGTTTGTGTTCTCGTTGTTTGGAATCGTGCCGTGGCAATTGCGAGGTGTTCAAGTCTTCTTTTCGCGGGAGAGAGGTCATTTATCCGGGGCCTTTTGGGGATGTAACCGCTGGAGGCGATAAAGATTATCCAGTTGATTATTCACATCTTAATATCCAAGGTTATGCCCAAGGGGCGAAAGGACTTCCTAAAGGCACAGAGGGAAATTCTGACACCGCTATTTTCCCTTCAGTAGATACAGAAACCGAATATGGATGGGACAAGAAAGTAAAAATGAAGGTGCCTATTTTTACCGGCGCCTTAGGTTCAACAGAGATCGCGCGCAAGAATTGGGAACATTTTGCTATTGGAGCGGCTATTTCCGGAGTAACTATTGTCTGTGGGGAAAATGTCTGCGGCATTGACCCGAAACTTGAGCTTGATTCCAAGGGTAAAATCACCAATGCCCCGGATATGGATAGAAGAATTGAATTGTATAAAAGGTTTCATCAGGGCTACGGAGAAATTTTAGTGCAGATGAACGTGGAGGATACGCGTTTAGGCGTAGCCGAATACGTCAGCAAAAAACACAAACTTGATACCATTGAATTAAAATGGGGCCAAGGTGCCAAGTGTATTGGTGGAGAAATAAAAGTTAAAGATATTGAAAGAGCCAAGGAACTAAAAAGACGCGGGTATATTGTTACTCCTGATCCGACGTCAAAAGCCGTCCAGGAAGCTTTTAAAGCCGGCGCGATTAAAGAGTTTGAAAGGCACTCACGTTTAGGCTTTGTTTCCGAAGAAGGTTTCATGAAGGAGATCAAACGCTTAAGGGCCTTAGGTTTTAAGAGGATTACTTTAAAAACCGGGGCTTATTCCATGCTTGAATTAGCCCAAGCCTTAAGGTTCGCCTCAGAGGCTAAGGTGGATTTGTTAACCATTGATGGGGCTCCCGGCGGAACAGGGATGAGCCCGTGGAGAATGATGCAGGAGTGGGGTATCCCTACATTCTATCTTCAAGCGCTTACCTATGAGTTCTGCGAGAAATTAACCAAACAAAAAATGCGCATTCCGGATTTGGCGATTGCCGGTGGATTTGCTCTTGAGGACCATGTGTTTAAAGCCATTGCCATGGGCTCTCCATATGTTAAGGCAGTTTGTATGGGAAGGGCTTTAATGATCCCCGGCTTTGTAGGTAAAAACATAGGCGAGTGGATTAAGAACAATAATCTTCCTCCGAATGTAGCTGAATTTGGTACCAAGCCAGAGGAGATTTTTGTTTCTTACGAAGAGTTAAAAGAAAAATATGGCAGCGACATGAAAGATATCCCCTTGGGAGCAGTTGGTATTTATACTTTCTCTCAAAGGATAAGAGTTGGCTTACAGCAGTTAATGGCTGGCTCAAGGAATTTCTCTTTGAAAACTATTTCGCGCAATGATCTAATGACCTTAACGCGCGAAGCAGAGGAAGTTTCCGCTATTCCGTATGTTATGGATGCCTATCGTAAAGAAGCGGAGAAAGTTTTAACAGGAAAATAA
- a CDS encoding response regulator, which produces MADIVKRKILVVDDEPDVLEYLKKVLGRDNFEVAVTEKGTQAITLAKSFKPNLIILDLFLPDMEGSEVASQLSNELSTRDIPIIFLSGVVVNRGDNISGQKSGRHYIMAKPVSPQEILAMIKKILG; this is translated from the coding sequence ATGGCTGATATCGTAAAAAGAAAAATATTAGTAGTTGATGATGAGCCAGACGTATTAGAATATTTAAAGAAGGTTTTGGGGCGCGATAATTTTGAAGTTGCCGTAACTGAAAAAGGCACGCAAGCAATAACTTTGGCAAAATCATTTAAGCCGAATTTAATCATCTTGGATCTTTTCTTGCCGGACATGGAAGGAAGCGAAGTGGCTTCGCAGCTTTCAAATGAATTATCCACGCGCGATATCCCGATTATTTTTTTAAGCGGAGTGGTGGTAAACCGGGGGGATAATATTTCCGGGCAAAAATCCGGCAGGCATTATATCATGGCCAAGCCAGTCAGCCCCCAGGAAATCTTAGCGATGATTAAGAAAATTCTGGGGTGA